A window of the Gossypium hirsutum isolate 1008001.06 chromosome A05, Gossypium_hirsutum_v2.1, whole genome shotgun sequence genome harbors these coding sequences:
- the LOC107931368 gene encoding ATP synthase subunit d, mitochondrial: MSGPGKKVVDVAFKASKNIDWEGMAKLLVSDEARKEFATLRRTFDEVNSTLQTKFSQEPEPIDWEHYRKGIGSRLVDMYKEAYENVEIPKFVDTVTPQYKPKFDALLVEMKEAKEKSLKESERLEKEIAEVQELKQKISTMTADEYFEKHPELKKKFDDEMRNDYWGY, encoded by the exons ATGAGCGGACCGGGGAAGAAAGTCGTCGATGTGGCGTTCAAAGCATCAAAGAACATTGATTGGGAAGGGATGGCTAAGCTTTTGGTCTCCGATGAGGCTCGCAAAGAGTTCGCCACTCTTCGTCGCACTTTTGATGAAGTTAACTCTACTTTACAAACCAAATTCAGCCAG GAACCTGAACCCATTGACTGGGAGCACTATAGAAAAGGAATTGGCTCACGCCTGGTAGATATGTACAAAGAGGCATATGAGA ATGTAGAGATCCCCAAGTTCGTTGACACCGTCACTCCTCAATACAAACCAAAATTTGATGCATTG CTTGTAGAAATGAAAGAGGCAAAGGAGAAATCCTTGAAAGAGTCTGAGCGATTGGAGAAAGAAATTGCTGAGGTTCAAGAACTTAag CAAAAGATCAGCACCATGACCGCAGATGAGTACTTTGAGAAACATCCCGAGCTTAAAAAGAAATTCGATGATGAGATGCGGAATGACTACTGGGGCTATTGA